One Sebastes fasciatus isolate fSebFas1 chromosome 14 unlocalized genomic scaffold, fSebFas1.pri SUPER_14_unloc_2, whole genome shotgun sequence DNA window includes the following coding sequences:
- the LOC141763565 gene encoding uncharacterized protein LOC141763565, with amino-acid sequence MQSQLLIGWQQEKAELKREVCRLQEELAESRAEREELEARSRALNDRLFQSVSPSLGVSLQVEGEQREWKRRVREGREREARQALLIHRLQNKVLEYRDRCQHLELQLQDGNTQLLNTERRIRDKHSDSLESALIRLEEEQQRSVGLADTNALLREQLGQSEQANQALREDLQKLTSDWTRAVEEAGQREDDWQRERECRSDQLGQQQVRLLSVWRSVVALRRHCHTMKTAADRDLWQLRAEFSCLSSSLLSSCDSVSSSLRLSAPPPINPSSSSYVLPPPSSSPPLSSTLVLPPPPSSPSLPPPISSSSQGTFSLGEEEQEKEEKEREISQLKLLHETEVSQLTERIAELSLLLQAEDTQREDREMEEERHRDTERSLQSVSQALVKLSRVLTSCSSRSLCVPPDGVLSLDLSSLLSVLSHAESVLQWRHEELQGAELSLRRLGEEKTSAQLRLKQLEDDNQLLSTRTQHTQLELTHTVDTLSREREAASSLRLQLEEEQRSQEEVQRENERLRKERDRQEDRNRQLETETLRRVETGLLENVQLTERDTLNRMELHSLKGALERQQLDRQRAEDEAADARDALQKSRETVLCLSSSECVLKREVEEGHDALDKMAAMNSSLASDKRELNTQLLQMECELSDSQSHLQAVRSEVSSLQREVKTLDLDRCQLRAQREEEASIVRQLREGEREMERRMEEKERRLSSLMEERGRDGGQLEELSSQHASVCVELKEAQQQLRQALEEVRRRDRQQEEQQRESRRQQEEQDSLQRHREQLEEELQELRRESSSLHQQLHQQQQQLSQSEVDRCQLNTHIHTLQQAKEVLQGEVECLRGELERETVGREEEREALREEVERLREEREELRRRREEEKEAWQREREALSEELGTRDGEVEVLRRRIEGLMEEEGERQQEVERLRGEVTEREARISHVMERIQRAEGEKERLEEQVRRVEVRSKEEVRVEGEKERLEEEVMRVEGEKERLEEEVMRVEGEKERLEEEVRRVEVRSKEEVRRVEGEKERLEEEVMRVEGEKERLEEEVMRVEGEKERLEEEVRRVEGEKERLEEEVRRVEVRSKEEVRRVEGEKERLEVRRVEGEKERLEEEVRRVEVRSKEEEVKREEEIEALCDRMERLERQKEEREEEMERLRSEAEEVKRWRRRVEEAEEEMNRLRKETSQLEEERREKERLHDEEEGRRRKRREEEVHRLRGEAKRAEEEVERLTEEVGEVELLRVRLNVAREECEEVKEEVERRERSLERQMSAVREREEEVEELKERLRLMEEQKEEGERERQEANDKLKQKEVKEEQMEAQLRETRRLLEKERREGGEKEVRASSQAREVQEARAESERERRRAREREEARDRLEEEAKEWREKAERSAKEVLKLSHILKEREEEAQQLRATLEEREEEEGREREALRRTEVERRRRLDNKLMEVEEEKRSLEEKVREVEEEREEEREALRRTEEEKRRLEDRLEEMEKETQEQREELRRTEEEKRRLEDRLEEMEKETQEQREELRRTEEEKRRLENKLIETEEEVLRRVREEKRRLEDELREVKEERGRLVEAERGQRLLVEERGRSRMRELEEEKKGLSVELRRREREVSALRQEVQREREKAQEELKRTEKEETALREEVKREQREKKEAQEEVQKEQSRGEVAEEEVAALREEVQREQREKKEAQEEVQKEQSRGEVAEEEVAALREEVQREQREKKEALMKRRQDMTALREEVQEEQREKKEAQEELMKRRQDMTSLREEVLKEQREKKEVQEELMKRRQDMTSLREEVLKEKKEAQEELMKRRKDMTSLREEVQEEQRAKKEAQEELMKRRKDMTSLREEVQEEQREKKEAQEELMKRRQDMTSLREEVQEEQKEKKEAQEELMKRRKDMTSLREEVQEEQREKKEAQEELMKRRQDMTSLREEMLKEQKEKEQVQETLMRTEKEVTALREEVQKEQRRREEAQEELKGVQQSMEVMVENLSSLQRQVSDVSRSRERSKEEVKEKEEEKQRMKEELRVALEEVKEEEEQRMKEELRVALEEVTKLKLLLQESHTEGERLRSTLKEVQTLREENLQTVREEEQMERGEVEELRARAKALERRRREMMEELEEARRAKEKAEEQRREAEERWRSRVEEVEEEQRREAEERWRSRVEEVEEEQEVKLKALSREVQTLREREEETEKEWRSRVEELRREAEESRAELSRVRATATLEEQKREETDGRRRRRRDQEIDDKEKGGGGGEQQQQEEEEQEQQQEEQQQQQEEEEQEQQQEEQQQQQEEEEQQQQQEEEQQISSLLQEKEEIRRLLRQREAEVYSLTQRTEELETDRDRVRLALERTEEALIGYRERAHQQEQSSGAGPNTQQDVGDRLDVLQRLVAELELDQNRLNKKNCSLKRDRDTLRVTLRQVEQQRWSFRQQLTDSSRDQVQQPADTTEEEERLRSRVRELEDQVSQLRLSLAADQQQREEFIQQSSRNSQWLLSLRHDLTDSLAAVTRRPIPSVLESETQRLDRSLREEELRLSLSQS; translated from the exons GTCGGTCGGTCTGGCCGACACCAACGCTCTCCTCCGGGAGCAGCttggccaatcagagcaggccaACCAGGCCCTGAGGGAAGACCTCCAGAAGCTGACATCTGATTGGACCAGAGCAGTGGAGGAGGCGGGGCAGAGAGAGGATGattggcagagagagagggag tgtCGGTCAGATCAGCTGGGTCAGCAGCAGGTTCGGTTGCTGTCAGTCTGGAGGTCCGTGGTCGCTCTGAGACGCCACTGTCACACCATGAAGACCGCCGCCGACAG GGATCTGTGGCAGTTGAGGGCGGAGTTTTCTTgtctctcctcgtctctcttGTCCAGCTGTgactccgtctcctcctccctgaGGCTCAGCGCTCCTCCTCCCAtcaatccctcctcctcctcctatgtcctccctccaccttcctcctctcctcctctgtcctccaccctggtcctccctcctcctccctcctcaccaTCTCTACCTCCTCCCATCTCCTCCTCGTCCCAGGGAACCTTCTCCttaggagaggaggagcaggagaaagaggagaaggagagagagatttCACAGTTGAAGCTTCTTCATGAGACAGAAGTTTCCCAGCTGACAGAAAG gATAGCAGAGCTGTCTCTGTTGCTGCAGGCTGAGGACACTCagagggaggacagagagatggaggaggagagacatagagacacagagaggagccTCCAGTCGGTCAGTCAGGCTCTGGTCAAACTG TCCAGAGTCCTgaccagctgcagcagcaggtctTTGTGTGTCCCCCCAGACGGCGTCCTCAGTCTGGATCTGTCCTCCCTGCTGTCCGTCCTGTCTCATGCTGAGAGCGTCCTGCAGTGGAGACACGAGGAACTGCAG ggGGCGGAGCTCTCTCTGCGGCGGCTCGGCGAGGAGAAAACATCTGCACAGCTCCGCCTGAAACAGCTGGAGGACGACAACCAGCTGCTgagcacacgcacacaacacacacagctggagctcacacacactgtggacacactgagcag ggaGCGTGAGGCGGCGTCCTCGCTGCGtctgcagctggaggaggagcagaggagtcaggaggaggtgcagagagagaacgagcgtctgaggaaggagagagacagacaggaggacagaaacAGACAGCTGGAGACGGAGACACTCAGACG CGTGGAGACGGGGCTGTTGGAGAACGTCCAGCTGACGGAGAGAGACACTCTGAACCGGATGGAGCTCCACTCTCTGAAG GGGGCGCTGgagagacagcagctggacagacagagagcagaggacgaAGCTGCTGACGCCAGAGACGCCCTGCAGAAG TCCAGGGAGACGGTGTTGTGTCTCTCGTcctctgagtgtgtgttgaagagggaggtggaggagggacaCGACGCTCTGGACAAGATGGCCGCCATGAACTCGTCTCTGGCGTCAGACAAGAGGGAGCTGAACACACAGCTGCTGCAG atggAGTGTGAGCTGTCAGACAGCCAATCACATCTGCAGGctgtgaggtcagaggtcagctctCTGCAGAGGGAGGTCAAAACCCTCGACCTGGACCGCTGTCAGCTCAG AgctcagagagaggaggaggcctCCATCGTCCGTCAgctgagagaaggagagagagagatggagagaagaatggaggagaaggagagacggTTGAGCtccctgatggaggagagagggagggatggaggtcAGCTGGAGGAg CTGTCCTCCCAGCATGCCTCAGTGTGCGTGGAGCTGAAGGAGgcgcagcagcagctgaggcaggcgctggaggaggtgaggaggagagacaggcagcaggaggagcagcagagggagagcaggaggcagcaggaggagcaggacagTCTGCAGAGACACagggagcagctggaggaggagctgcaggagctCAG GAGAGAGTCCTCGTCTCTCCACCAGCAgctccatcagcagcagcagcagctctctcagTCGGAGGTGGACAGATGTCAGCTGAACACTCACATCCACACTCTGCAGCAGGCCAAGGAAGTACTACAAG gggaggtggagtgtctgagaggagagctggagagagagacggtcgggagagaagaggagagggaggcgctgagggaggaggtggagaggctgagggaggagagggaggagctgaggaggaggagggaagaggagaaggaggcctggcagagagagagggaggctctAAGCGAGGAGCTGGGGACGAGGGACGGAGAGGTGGAGGTGCTGAGGAGGCGCATAGAGggactgatggaggaggagggggagagacaacaggaggtggagaggcTGAGGGGGGAGGTGACGGAGAGGGAGGCCCGTATCAGCCACGTGATGGAGAGAATACAGCGGgcggagggagagaaggagagactgGAGGAGCAGGTGAGGAGGGTGGAGGTCAGATCAAAGGAGGAGGTGAgggtggagggagagaaggagagactggaggaggaggtgatgagggtggagggagagaaggagagactggaggaggaggtgatgagggtggagggagagaaggagagactggaggaggaggtgaggagggtgGAGGTCAGATcaaaggaggaggtgaggagggtggagggagagaaggagagactggaggaggaggtgatgagggtggagggagagaaggagagactggaggaggaggtgatgagggtggagggagagaaggagagactggaggaggaggtgaggagggtggagggagagaaggagagactggaggaggaggtgaggagggtgGAGGTCAGATcaaaggaggaggtgaggagggtggagggagagaaggagagactgGAGGtgaggagggtggagggagagaaggagagactggaggaggaggtgaggagggtgGAGGTCAGAtcgaaggaggaggaggtgaagagggaggaggagatcgAGGCGCTCTGCGACCGGATGGAGAGATTAGAAAgacagaaggaggagagggaggaggagatggagcgACTGAGGAGTGAAGCAGAGGAGGTGaaaagatggaggaggagggtggaggaggcggaggaggagatgaacagACTGAGAAAAGAAACCTCCCAactagaggaggagaggagagagaaggagagactgcatgatgaggaggaggggaggaggaggaagagaagggaggaggaggtgcaccGACTCAGGGGTGAAGcgaagagagcagaggaggaggtggagaggctgacggaggaggtgggggaggtGGAGCTGCTGAGGGTGAGGCTGAATGTGGCCAGGGAGGAGtgtgaggaggtgaaggaggaggtggagcgGAGGGAACGCAGCCTGGAGCGACAGATGAGCGCcgtgagggagagggaggaggaggtggaggagctgaaggagcggctgaggctgatggaggagcagaaggaggagggagaacgGGAGCGTCAGGAGGCGAACGACAAACTGAAGCagaaggaggtgaaggaggagcaGATGGAGGCGCAGCTGAGAGAAACCCGGAGGCTcctggagaaggagaggagggagggaggagaaaaagaggtcAGGGCCTCCTCCCAGGCCAGGGAGGTGCAGGAGGCCCGGgccgagagcgagagagagaggaggagagccagagagagggaggaggcccgggacaggctggaggaggaggcgaaGGAGTGGAGGGAGAAGGCTGAGCGGAGCGCGAAGGAGGTGCTGAAGCTCAGCCATATCCTGAAGGAGCGAGAGGAGGAGGCGCAGCAGCTGAGAGCCAcgctggaggagagggaggaggaggaagggagagagagggaggcgcTGAGGAGAacggaggtggagaggaggaggaggctggacAACAAGctgatggaggtggaggaggagaagagaagtctggaggagaaagtgagagaggtggaggaggagcgggaggaagagagggaggcgctgaggaggacggaggaggagaagaggaggttgGAGGACAGGTTGGaagagatggagaaggagaCGCAGGAGCAAagagaggagctgaggaggacggaggaggagaagaggaggttgGAGGACAGGTTGGaagagatggagaaggagaCGCAGGAGCAAagagaggagctgaggaggacggaggaggagaagaggaggctgGAAAACAAACTGAtcgagacggaggaggaggtgctgaggagggtgagggaggagaagaggaggctgGAGGATGAGCTGAGGGAAGTGAAAGAGGAGCGAGGGAGACTGGTGGAGGCTGAGAGAGGTCAGCGCCTCctggtggaggagagagggaggtccagaatgagagagctggaggaggagaagaagggactgtcggtggagctgaggaggagggagagggaggtgaGCGCTCTCAGGCAGGAGgtgcagagggagagggagaaggcccaggaggagctgaagaggactgagaagGAGGAGACAGCTCTTAGAGAGGAGGTGAAAAGGGAAcagagggagaagaaggaggcCCAGGAGGAGGTACAGAAGGAGCAAAGCAGGGGGGAGGTGGCTGAGGAGGAGGTGGCAGCTCTTAGAGAGGAGGTGCAAAGGGAAcagagggagaagaaggaggcCCAGGAGGAGGTACAGAAGGAGCAAAGCAGGGGGGAGGTGGCTGAGGAGGAGGTGGCAGCTCTTAGAGAGGAGGTGCAAAGGGAACaaagggagaagaaggaggCGCTGATGAAGAGGAGACAAGACATGACAGCTCTCagagaggaggtgcaggaggagcagagggagaagaaggaggcGCAGGAGGAGCTGATGAAGAGGAGACAAGACATGACATCTCTCAGAGAGGAGGTGCTGAAGGAGcagagggagaagaaggaggtgCAGGAGGAGCTGATGAAGAGGAGACAAGACATGACATCTCTCAGAGAGGAGGtgctgaaggagaagaaggaggcccaggaggagctgatgaagaggagaaaagaCATGACATCTCTCagagaggaggtgcaggaggagcagagggCGAAGAAGGAGGCCCAGGAGGagctgatgaagaggagaaaagaCATGACATCTCTCagagaggaggtgcaggaggagcagagggagaagaaggaggcGCAGGAGGAGCTGATGAAGAGGAGACAAGACATGACATCTCTCagagaggaggtgcaggaggagcagaaggagaagaaggaggcccaggaggagctgatgaagaggagaaaagaCATGACATCTCTCagagaggaggtgcaggaggagcagagggagaagaaggaggcGCAGGAGGAGCTGATGAAGAGGAGACAAGACATGACATCTCTCAGAGAGGAGATGCTGAAGGAGcagaaggagaaggagcagGTACAAGAGACGTTGATGAGGACAGAGAAGGAGGTGACAGCTCTcagagaggaggtgcagaaggagcagaggaggagggaggaggcccAGGAGGAGCTGAAAGGAGTGCAGCAGAGCATGGAGGTGATGGTGGAGAACCTGAGCTCCCTGCAGAGACAG GTGTCTGACGTGAGTCGGAGCAGGGAGCGATccaaggaggaggtgaaggagaaggaggaggagaagcagaggaTGAAGGAGGAGCTGAGAGTCGctctggaggaggtgaaggaggaggaggagcagaggatgAAGGAGGAGCTGAGAGTCGCTCTGGAGGAGGTGACCAAGCTGAAACTCCTCCTGCAG GAGAGCCACACCGAGGGGGAGCGTCTGAGGAGCACCCTGAAGGAGGTGCAGACGCTCAGAGAGGAGAACCTGCAGACTGTCAGGGAGGAGGagcagatggagagaggagaggtggaggagctgaGAGCCAGAGCCAAGGccctggagaggaggaggagggagatgatggaggagctggaggaggcccGACGGGCCAAGGAGAAGgcggaggagcagaggagggaggcagaggagaggtggaggagcagagtggaggaggtggaggaggagcagaggagggaggctgaggagaggtggaggagcagagtggaggag gtggaggaggagcaggaggtgaAGCTGAAAGCCCTGTCCAGAGAAGTCCAGAcgctgagggagagagaggaggagacggagaagGAGTGGAGGTCCAGGGTGGAGGAGTTGAGGAGGGAGGCGGAGGAGAGCCGGGCCGAGCTGAGCCGGGTCAGAGCCACGGCCACGTtggaggagcagaagagagaggagacggatggacggaggaggaggaggagagaccaAGAGATAGACGACAAGGAgaaaggagggggaggaggagag cagcagcagcaggaggaggaggagcaggagcagcagcaggaggagcagcagcagcagcaggaggaggaggagcaggagcagcagcaggaggagcagcagcagcagcaggaggaggaggagcagcagcagcagcaggaggaggagcagcagatctcctctctgctgcaggagaaggaggagatcAGGAGGCTGCTGAGACAACGAGAAGCTGAG GTGTACTCTCTGactcagaggacagaggagctggagacagacagagatcgTGTCCGATTGGCTCTGGAGAGGACGGAGGaggctctgattggctacagGGAGAGAGCCCACCAGCAGGAGCAGAGCTCGGGGGCGGGGCCTAACACACAGCAGGACGTGGGGGACAGACTGGACGTCCTCCAGCGTCTGGTGGCTGAACTAGAACTGGACCAGAACCGACTGAACAAGAAGAACTGTAGtctgaagagagacagagacactcTGAGGGTCACACTGAGACAG GTGGAGCAGCAGCGTTGGAGCTTCAGACAGcagctgactgacagcagcagagatcAGGTCCAGCAGCCGGcagacaccacagaagaagaagagcgccTGAGGAGCAGAGTGAGGGAGCTGGAGGACCAG GTGAGTCAGCTCCGTCTCTCATTGGCTGCCGAccagcagcagagggaggagttCATCCAGCAGTCCTCCAGGAACAGCCAGTGGCTGCTCTCTCTGAGACACGACCTCACCGACTCGCTGGCCGCTGTCACTCGCCGTCCGATCCCGTCCGTCCTGGAGTCTGAGACGCAGCGGTTGGACCGCAGCCTGAGGGAGGAGGAGCTCAGGCTGTCCCTCAGCCAATCGTAA